From the genome of Candidatus Defluviilinea proxima:
CTGAGTTGATCTCCACCACCTGATCGAGCGCACGCGGACGTGTAAGCGAAAGCTCAGGCATCGTGCGTGATGTCACAGCGATATGCATTTGTGGGGGGCAATGCTCCAGAATGGATTGGATGATCGTGTTAACTTCGGCCTCGTTTACAGTGTGATAGTCATCGAGGATGAGGGCAAAGTCGTTTGGTATCTCGCTCAAATCATTGACAAGCGAAAACAGAATGGCTTCCTCACTTATCGCTTGTCCGCCACGTAACATGGCAAGTGTCGTTTGCCCGATTTGTGGGGAAAGTTGTTGCAGTGAGTAAATTACATAGGAAAGAAAGCGTTCGGGTGCGCGGTCAGCTTGTTCGAGTGAGAGCCACGCCACAGGCATGGATGTGTTCCGTGTCCATGTGGCGATGATCGTCGTTTTGCCAAACCCTGCAGGTGCAACGATCAACGTCAACGCACGCTTCATCCCCTCGTTGATGCGCTCGATGAGACGAGGCCGCTCGACACGGTTGGTCCGTGGGGCTGGGATGGATGTCTTGGTGCGAAGAAGCGGGAGCATGGTGGGATTATACATCGCTCGTTACCTTTGTCTGGGTTGGTGTACCCTATGAACTGGTAAAATTCCATCCATGCCGAAGAAGAAAACTCTGTATTACCAAACAGAAAACCTGACCATCCTCAACGATGACATTCTGAAGACAACCACCATTGAGCATGGGTCTGTAGATTTAGTCGTTACGTCCCCGCCGTATAACGTGGACATCCAATACAACTCGCACAAGGACGATGTGTCGTATGCGGAGTATTTGGAGTTCTCCGAAAAGTGGATGACGCAATGTTATAACTTCTTGAAAGATGATGGGCGTTTTTGTTTGAATGTCCCACTTGATAAGAATAAGGGCGGGCAACAAAGCGTGGGCGCGGACTTTACTACGCTGGCCAAGAAAATCGGCTTCAAGTATCACTCCACAGTGATTTGGAACGAAGGCAATATCTCTCGTCGTACGGCCTGGGGTTCATGGATGAGCGCCTCGGCTCCGTTCGTGATTGCGCCAGTTGAGTTGATTATCATCTTCTGCAAAAACACATGGAAGAAAACCAGCGGAAGTAAACAATCCGACGTCACTCGCGATGAATTCATGGCGTGGACGAACGGCCTGTGGACGTTCAACGGCGAAAGTAAAAAGAGGATCGGTCACCCGGCGCCATTTCCGCTTGAGTTGCCAAGGCGTTGCATCAAATTGTTTAGTTATGTCGGAGATACAGTGCTCGATCCGTTCATGGGGAGCGGTACAACGCTTGTTGCCGCAGGAGCGCTTGGGCGTAAGGGGATCGGCGTGGATGTAGATAAAGGCTATTGCAAGCTGGCGCAGGCTCGTATTGAGAAAGAAGCGGGGCTCGTCCAATCAGAATAAGATGTTCACACGAAACAAACGCAACCAGTACGATAAAAAGGATTCGCTTGAGTTGGGGCAAAACGCGGAGAGTCAGTTTGTGTTTGTTGCGCGGCGAAATGGTTGGAAAGTTGTCGAAGCATCGAAAGAGGGGAATATCGAGGATCACTATGATTATGAGATCTCAAAAGACGATCAACATCTCAAAGTCGATGTAAAAAGCAAGAAACGTGTTTCGAGGAAAGAAAACGTTCAAGATGATTTTATTTGGGTTGAATTTAGAACGGTGAGAGATACGAAGGGCTGGCTGTTTGGAAGTGCCGATCTCATTGCTTTTGAAAATCAAAAAGGATTCAAGATCGTCGAGCGTAAAGCATTGGTGCGTCTCATCAATAAGCTTGTAGATGTGGGGGGAGTCAAAGTCAAGTCGCCTGAAGATGCCTTGTATAAAACGTACACGCGTAAGGGACGCCCCGACGAGATGACGTTGATCAAGGCCACAGACCTTGATTCCATTCTTTGGGCCGAGTGGCCTTTATAATTACGCGTCGCGCTTAAAAAGATCGTCTGTTGTTTCCCTTCGCACGATCAACTTCGCATTCCCCTCGTCCAACATCAACACGGCTGGCCTGCGTGCGCCATTGTAATTCGACGACATGCTCAAGTGATACGCACCCGCCACAGGGATCGCGATTAATTCTCCCTCTTCAACTTTTGGCATGGGCAGGTTCTCAAGGATGATATCTCCCGACTCGCAATATGGCCCCGCGATCGACACACGCTCGCTTCTTTCTCTCCCGACGCCTGCTACCGTTAAACAAGAATATCTCGCCCCGTATAACGCAAACCGTGGATTGTCCGCCATGCCACCATCGGTGAGTAGCCAGGTTTTGTCACCACGCCTTTTGATCGCACCAACGCGATAGATCGCTACGCCCGCCCGCGCAATAAGACTTCGCCCCGGCTCTAGATGCAAATGAGGGAGGGAAAGTCCGCGTGCCAGACAGCCTTCAACAACTGCTTCCGCGATTCCGCGCACATAACTTTCAATGGACGGATTGGGCAATTCGTCTTCATGATACGCCACACCCCATCCGCCGCCGGGACAGAAATGCCATTCGCCTTTGAAGCCGATTTCTTTGGCAAGGTCGAGTGCCATGTCAATTGCAGGGATCAATGGTTCCGGGTCGCGGAAGTTGGAACCTTGGTGGAAGTGAATGCCTGTGAGTGGGAGATCGTGCTCTTTGCAATACTTCGCCGCTTCAAGAATCTCTTCTCGCGTCATGCCGAACTTGCTGTCGTGTTGACCGGTCTGTGTATGGGCGTGGTGCGTGGAGACAGCAACGCCCGGCAGAAGGCGAAGCCAGATAGTAATGTCACTCTGAGGGAGCGATTGTTGCGACCGAAGAGTCTCGCTCGTTTTTGGTAGAGACCCTTCGCTACCGCTCAGGGTGACATAAAGTCTTTTAAGCTCTGTTAAATTATCTACAACAATTGTTCCTGCGTACTTGATCGCGGATTTCAGATCGTCAACCGATTTATTGACCCCATGCACAAGGATGTGTTCGCGCGGAACGCCTCCAGCCACTGCTATAGCGATCTCTCCTTCACCGGTGCAATCTACAAAGAGATCGTGTCCCTGAGTCCATTCGGCGATGGCTTTGCAGAGAAAAGCTTTGCCCGCATACGTGATGTGAGAGGGAGCGGGGTAGTAGGCGGACAAGGCGTCCGTGTAGGATTTGACGGAAGAGGCCAGGGTGGATAAATCGTAAATGTATAACGGAGTCAGGTACTGGTCCACGAGAGAGGCGAGATCGTGTCCGGCGATGGTCAGTTTGTCGTTTTGGATTTTGGTCGAGTCGGGGAAGAGCGCAAGGCGATCCATGAATTGAGTCGTTGTTATTTGCCGAAGAAGAGTTCCCACCACGCTTCCCACTCTTGCATGGGTGTTGGGGCTGGGATGGGCGTGCTCATTTCAATGGGTGCGGCGCCGGGCGCTCCCACAGGGACGACCGGTAGATCGCCATCTTTGATGTAATGCCCGTCAGTGCGTGCCCATTCTTCAACAGACAAGGTCGAATTGGCAAATGTCACAGCTACTTGCAGGGCCGCCTGAGTTTGTAGCGCTTGTGTAGCTTGCGCCTGAACAATATGGGCCTGCTCGTTCAGGAGGCTGAGTTCTTCGAGACGGCGGTTAAAGCCCAGAACGACGAAGACCAGCATAACGATACCGATGGCCACAAGCACACGGCGCACATTAATGGGAATGGTTGGCATGTGCCAATCTTAATCGTTATCGAACTCTCTGGCAAGCGACGACACCCAACATGGTCGTAAAGTGTGTTTTTAAATTGTGGGTGCGGATATTATATAATCGGGCCTCGGGAGTTATGGGGAAGCCCAAAGTCTTTGTATTATTGGAGAATAAAATGCCTCAAGTTAAACAGATCAATCATGTGGCCGTTGTTGTAGACAATATGGAAAAGGCGCTTTCCTTCTGGCGTGATGCCTTGGGAATGGAATTACACGAACTCCGCGATGTGCCTGCCGAAAAATCGCAGGTGGCTTTCCTTCCGCTTCCCGGCTCAGAAGTAGAACTGGTCATGCCCACTACAGACGACTCGGGTATCGCCAAATATCTTGCCAAGCGCGGGGCGGGTATGCATCACATCTGCCTCGAAGTGGACGATATCGAAGGCATGATGGCGCAATTGCGCTCGAAGGGTGTGCGCCTCATCAATGAGGAGCCGCGCACTGCCGCCGACGGAAAGAAGTACGCTTTTATCCATCCCGAAAGCACATCTGGTGTCTTGGTGGAGTTGTACCAGATATAAAGTGACCTTGTAACTTATTGACCAAAACAATTAAAGAACCTTTGTTGATTTCTGTGTTGTAATTGATGCAATGTTTGAAAACATCGAATCCGTCTTAAGTGAGCAATGCGGCCTGACCAAAGATCAGCCGATCATTGCAGGTATTTCTGGTGGCCCTGATAGTATGTGTCTCCTTGGTATTCTGCGGGAGACCGGCTACCGGGTTATTGTTGCGCATTTCAACCACAAACTGCGTTCTGATGCAGATGCCGACGCCAACGCTGTTGAACAAGCTGCCAGCCGCATGAACTTTGCCTCCGTGATCGAGAGTGGGGATGTGCATGAGTACGCCCGTACTGAAAAATTGTCCATTGAAGAGGCCGCGCGCAATATGCGCTATCGTTTTCTCTTGGCGCAAGCACGGCGCTTCAAGGCGCAAGCCTTGGCGGTCGGGCACACAGCCGATGACCAAGTGGAAACCGTCCTCATGCATTTCATTCGTGGTGCTGGGCTGGCTGGGCTCAAAGGCATGAACTACCGCACGATCCTCCCGATGTTCGACGAAACGATACCCATCGTCCGTCCGTTGTTGGATATCTGGCGCGAGGAGACAGTGGTGTATTGTGCGGCGCATGGACTTCGTCCGCGTCATGATCCCAGCAACGATTCGCTCGACTTTTTCCGCAACCGCTTGCGTAATCAGCTCATCCCTGTTTTGGAATCTTATAATCCGCGCTTTCGTGATGCCATCTGGCGCACCTCGCGCTCTCTAACGGGCGATCATGAGATTCTTTCCTATGTTTTGGATGATGTGTGGAAGGCTTGTGTTGTCCAACAAACATTGGACTACGTCTCGTTTGATTCGGCCTCCCTGGCCAAGCAATCGCTCGGACTCCAACGACACCTGATTCGGCGTGCTATTGAGCTTCTTCACCCCGAAGGCTTAAACCTGACTTTTGCCACTCTCGAACGTGCCACAAAGTTTATCAACTCTCCTGAACAACAACGCACCGATCTGGCAGGCGGCATG
Proteins encoded in this window:
- a CDS encoding site-specific DNA-methyltransferase — encoded protein: MPKKKTLYYQTENLTILNDDILKTTTIEHGSVDLVVTSPPYNVDIQYNSHKDDVSYAEYLEFSEKWMTQCYNFLKDDGRFCLNVPLDKNKGGQQSVGADFTTLAKKIGFKYHSTVIWNEGNISRRTAWGSWMSASAPFVIAPVELIIIFCKNTWKKTSGSKQSDVTRDEFMAWTNGLWTFNGESKKRIGHPAPFPLELPRRCIKLFSYVGDTVLDPFMGSGTTLVAAGALGRKGIGVDVDKGYCKLAQARIEKEAGLVQSE
- the lysA gene encoding diaminopimelate decarboxylase; protein product: MDRLALFPDSTKIQNDKLTIAGHDLASLVDQYLTPLYIYDLSTLASSVKSYTDALSAYYPAPSHITYAGKAFLCKAIAEWTQGHDLFVDCTGEGEIAIAVAGGVPREHILVHGVNKSVDDLKSAIKYAGTIVVDNLTELKRLYVTLSGSEGSLPKTSETLRSQQSLPQSDITIWLRLLPGVAVSTHHAHTQTGQHDSKFGMTREEILEAAKYCKEHDLPLTGIHFHQGSNFRDPEPLIPAIDMALDLAKEIGFKGEWHFCPGGGWGVAYHEDELPNPSIESYVRGIAEAVVEGCLARGLSLPHLHLEPGRSLIARAGVAIYRVGAIKRRGDKTWLLTDGGMADNPRFALYGARYSCLTVAGVGRERSERVSIAGPYCESGDIILENLPMPKVEEGELIAIPVAGAYHLSMSSNYNGARRPAVLMLDEGNAKLIVRRETTDDLFKRDA
- the mce gene encoding methylmalonyl-CoA epimerase; its protein translation is MPQVKQINHVAVVVDNMEKALSFWRDALGMELHELRDVPAEKSQVAFLPLPGSEVELVMPTTDDSGIAKYLAKRGAGMHHICLEVDDIEGMMAQLRSKGVRLINEEPRTAADGKKYAFIHPESTSGVLVELYQI
- the tilS gene encoding tRNA lysidine(34) synthetase TilS, whose translation is MFENIESVLSEQCGLTKDQPIIAGISGGPDSMCLLGILRETGYRVIVAHFNHKLRSDADADANAVEQAASRMNFASVIESGDVHEYARTEKLSIEEAARNMRYRFLLAQARRFKAQALAVGHTADDQVETVLMHFIRGAGLAGLKGMNYRTILPMFDETIPIVRPLLDIWREETVVYCAAHGLRPRHDPSNDSLDFFRNRLRNQLIPVLESYNPRFRDAIWRTSRSLTGDHEILSYVLDDVWKACVVQQTLDYVSFDSASLAKQSLGLQRHLIRRAIELLHPEGLNLTFATLERATKFINSPEQQRTDLAGGMHLLREGSSIYMLADTSDLPIERWPQMPDVSNTIPLRLPNSIMLSGGWKLTCERWNIASLAMEQAHANSDPFQVWLDAKLVSDELELRARHDGDRFEPLGMDGHEMKISDFFINVKLPHRARDRWPLLCMGSKVVWVPGYRPAHSFRLTESSRQALYFSMTRG